A DNA window from Vigna unguiculata cultivar IT97K-499-35 chromosome 10, ASM411807v1, whole genome shotgun sequence contains the following coding sequences:
- the LOC114167100 gene encoding uncharacterized protein LOC114167100 isoform X2 yields the protein MAEEKSKGSMEYVKLVGSLVGPLLGPGWPYLKPLLYKLVPYEIRVGHLAKDVNKLRLVKSRVQDKVKDEENRNERAISGGVKKWLDEVDEVIFDYEEFLEDEDRSYAVYSDGYLPKPSIRYRLRKMVNDIGSRVSVLLQTSNDDNFSCWLGPPSYDADFDNIRYQMFESRNQTTGNIIAALANSSVGMIGVYGLNGVGKTSLIKEVVKKVKDNMFDVVIMVNVTSRPDIRRIQGQIAKKLGMKLKGESESERAVHLRDRLKDPKLKTLIILDNLEVKLDFNMLGISSENNDDSQMNSRMKDLSAHHNYALKNKELDASILRKVEDPLARYKGCKILMISKNEQLLVRQMDGKAIKTFCVTPLTEKEAESMFKTMSEIDNENSLYKALAAQISKKCKGLPMTIVATAKALKNKSLLVWEDAYRNLERQNLTAVQEFSTKLSYNLLENDELKHTLLVCARMSNDALLTDLVRNCIGLGLLQGIYMVKEARDRIHMLVAELKELSLLSDSFSSDRFTMQDNIRDAVLSIASQEMHAFALTKGKLEEWPDKDKLERCTAISLQNCDVTDIMNKFPETINCFRLRVFHLENKDPHLKIPDNFFIGMKELRVLILIGVSLSFLPSSIMYLKKLRMLCLERCKLDKHLSIIGELETLRVLSLSGSDVEKLPTELSQLTKLQIFDISNCFKLREIPVHVLSSLIDLEELYVGNSPIQWKYEGHVNASLSELRQLYQLTTLDIEIPGTTHMPENLFFDKLDSYNIVIRDVGAYSIWDIKMLERRETSRFLALQLENGFDIHHQKDIKILFERVENLLLGQLNDVEDIFYELNYEGFPYLKYLSIVSNSKIKSVINSKNQKHLEKVFPRLESLFLYEVNHMEHICYNQLTTDSFGKLKIIKLNMCGQLKNVFFSSTIKLLSALEAVEVSECDTLKEIVTSEAENREQIIFPELRSVTLQSLSELIGFYGALPGEQESNKLFDEKVVISKLERMKLSSIKIQKIWSDQYWTSFQNLIKLDVTDCWNLKNLLSFTMSKSLMNLQSLLVSECGMMESIFEFIETEVSMFEIEPERIFPKLKNINLGSMKRLKEIWHPKFPLHSFGKLDELIIEGCNKLKNVFPSYMIGRFHSLCNLKVTNCLSMKEIFDLQDCQKQDFEDMTRLQSVHAEALPKLEHVWNKDPEGILNLKNLKKIWIQECLNLEHIFPVSTAKDLQELEYLEVWNCGKLKKIVSKGETNNTSSISFKFPKLTTVRFSKLPSLEGFYEGEHELHYSALNNLCVESCPKLELFSGENTNSEIKSVFFPEKAIYNLKSMQIESENAIWLRRYMGNYRMHKLEEFQLFGLPDTEILYFFIHRNPNMKSLLLSNCSFKELVPPRSHSEEKSGVVPKLKSLKVMNLQSLKMIDFKDDTILFQRLECLILKECPCLNTIAPSSISFTYLTTLEVGNCNKLACLMTPSTAKSLVQLTTMKVIQCEQMKTIVSELEHKEHIIFRKLKEIELVALQNLLSFCSSNHCAFDFPLLEKFVVSACSNMRKFSQHANSTPILRQILIGNGKEEKRYHWKGDLNVTISYMHQIWALHATEVVDSNPYKPLENSRLKILKLANCELGSHAIPTVVFSSLKNLEELEVSNTNVETIFDIMDEEMKGYTFLLKKMTLNNLPNLKKVWRDENPEGIFSSQNLQEVVVNNCEILETLFPIKLAKIVKKLKKLEIRCCKKFLKIVEQENAITEATAEFSFPRLTSLNLRMLPQLSCFYPERFTLECPHLSHLEVVSCGDFVTFEIHQAHGSTSVNRKPLFSEENANFILESLKLDWKNTTMLCNGKFPDEMLHQVIKFELDLDKDNDKEVADVILKKMPHAECIRIKGYSGLKELTSSQHEHGESSHPPEQGGRNQNLGRSRPPENKKKNKKIK from the exons ATGGCGGAAGAAAAATCAAAAGGAAGCATGGAGTATGTTAAATTGGTTGGTTCCTTGGTTGGTCCCTTGTTGGGTCCCGGGTGGCCATATCTAAAGCCGTTACTGTATAAACTTGTGCCTTACGAAATCAGAGTTGGACACCTGGCCAAAGATGTAAATAAGCTGCGGTTGGTGAAAAGCAGGGTGCAAGATAAagttaaagatgaagaaaatcGAAATGAGAGAGCTATTAGTGGTGGTGTTAAAAAATGGTTGGATGAGGTAGATGAAGTCATTTTTGACTATGAGGAATTCTTGGAAGATGAAGACCGTTCTTATGCCGTGTACTCCGATGGCTACCTTCCTAAACCTTCTATAAGGTATCGTCTAAGAAAAATGGTGAATGATATCGGAAGTAGGGTTAGTGTACTACTACAAACCTCAAATGATGATAACTTTTCTTGTTGGTTGGGGCCACCTTCCTATGATGCTGATTTTGATAACATTAGATATCAGATGTTTGAATCAAGAAATCAAACTACGGGTAATATTATTGCAGCATTGGCAAACTCGAGTGTTGGAATGATCGGAGTTTATGGATTGAATGGTGTGGGGAAGACTAGCTTGATCAAAGAAGTTGTTAAGAAGGTAAAAGACAACATGTTCGATGTGGTGATCATGGTGAATGTAACAAGTCGTCCTGATATAAGAAGAATTCAAGGACAAATTGCTAAGAAGTTGGGGATGAAGTTGAAAGGGGAATCTGAGAGTGAAAGAGCAGTTCATTTACGAGATAGATTAAAGGACCCAAAGTTGAAAACCCTTATAATCCTCGATAATTTGGAGGTGAAACTGGATTTCAACATGTTGGGAATTTCATCCGAGAACAATGATGATAGCCAGATGAATTCCAGAATGAAAGACCTTTCGGCTCACCACAATTATgcattgaaaaataaagaactTGATGCTTCCATTTTGAGGAAGGTAGAAGACCCTCTTGCTAGATACAAAGGATGCAAAATTTTGATGATTTCCAAGAATGAACAGCTTTTGGTAAGACAGATGGATGGGAAAGCAATTAAAACTTTTTGTGTAACACCATTAACGGAAAAAGAAGCAGAGTCGATGTTTAAGACCATGTCTGAGATAgataatgaaaattctttatatAAAGCATTGGCAGCTCAAATTTCAAAGAAATGTAAAGGGTTACCGATGACAATTGTAGCAACTGCAAAGGCATTAAAAAACAAAAGCCTTCTGGTATGGGAGGATGCATATCGAAACCTTGAAAGACAAAACTTAACAGCAGTACAAGAATTCTCTACAAAGTTGAGTTATAATCTTCTAGAAAACGATGAGCTCAAACACACTTTGTTAGTTTGTGCTCGGATGAGCAATGATGCATTACTTACTGACTTGGTGAGAAACTGCATTGGTTTAGGCTTGCTTCAAGGGATTTACATGGTTAAAGAAGCCAGAGATAGAATACATATGTTGGTTGCAGAGTTGAAGGAGTTAAGTTTGTTGTCTGATAGTTTTTCAAGTGATCGTTTCACCATGCAAGATAATATCCGGGATGCAGTGCTTTCAATAGCATCACAAGAGATGCATGCATTTGCACTGACGAAGGGAAAACTAGAAGAATGGCCAGACAAGGACAAACTTGAAAGATGCACTGCTATTTCCTTACAGAATTGCGATGTTACTGATATCATGAACAAGTTTCCTGAAACCATAAATTGTTTTAGACTTAGAGTCTTCCATCTTGAAAACAAAGATCCACATCTGAAAATACCTGACAACTTTTTTATTGGAATGAAAGAACTCCGGGTGTTGATATTGATTGGAGTCTCTCTATCATTTTTACCTTCATCAATTATGTACCTAAAAAAACTCAGAATGCTTTGTTTGGAGCGGTGCAAGTTAGATAAGCATTTATCTATCATTGGAGAGTTGGAGACACTAAGAGTTCTTAGTTTATCAGGATCTGATGTTGAAAAATTGCCAACTGAATTGAGCCAATTAACTAAGCTACAAATTTTTGACATAAGTAATTGTTTTAAACTCAGAGAGATTCCTGTTCATGTGTTGTCAAGTTTGATTGATCTAGAAGAGTTGTATGTGGGAAATAGCCCAATTCAATGGAAATACGAGGGACATGTAAATGCTAGTCTTTCTGAGCTGAGACAATTGTATCAGTTAACAACACTAGACATAGAGATCCCAGGAACTACCCATATGCCTGAGAACTTGTTCTTTGACAAGTTGGATAGTTACAATATTGTCATCCGAGATGTGGGTGCTTATTCCATATGGGATATTAAGATGCTAGAGAGGCGTGAAACATCAAGATTTTTGGCACTTCAACTAGAAAACGGGTTTGACATCCACCACCAAAAGGACATCAAAATACTATTCGAAAGAGTTGAAAATTTGTTGTTGGGGCAGCTAAATGATGTTGAAGATATTTTCTATGAATTGAATTATGAAGGATTTCCATATCTAAAGTATTTGTCCATTGTGAGTAACTCGAAAATTAAGTCCGTCATCAATtccaaaaaccaaaaacatcTTGAGAAAGTATTTCCCAGATTGGAGTCATTGTTTCTGTATGAAGTCAACCACATGGAGCATATATGCTACAATCAACTTACCACTGATTCGTTCGGAAAATTGAAAATCATCAAGCTTAATATGTGTGGTCAGTTAAAGAATGTCTTCTTCTCTTCTACAATCAAACTTCTTTCTGCACTTGAAGCAGTTGAAGTTTCCGAGTGTGACACTCTGAAGGAGATTGTTACCTCAGAAGCGGAAAACAGAGAACAAATTATCTTTCCTGAATTGCGTTCTGTGACACTACAATCTCTGTCTGAATTGATTGGATTCTATGGTGCGTTACCAGGAGAGCAAGAGTCAAATAAACTCTTTGATGAAAAG GTTGTGATTTCCAAATTAGAGAGGATGAAGCTGTCCTCAATCAAAATTCAGAAAATATGGAGTGACCAATACTGGACAAGctttcaaaatttgataaaattggATGTGACTGATTGTTGGAATTTGAAAAACCTGCTATCCTTTACAATGTCCAAAAGTCTGATGAATCTTCAAAGTCTTTTAGTAAGTGAATGTGGGATGATGGAAAGCATATTTGAATTTATCGAAACAGAAGTTAGCATGTTCGAAATTGAG CCGGAAAGAATCTTTCCGAAGTTGAAGAATATCAACCTTGGAAGCATGAAGCGATTGAAAGAGATTTGGCATCCCAAATTTCCTTTACATTCCTTTGGAAAATTGGATGAATTGATCATCGAGGGATGcaacaaacttaaaaatgtttttccttCTTATATGATCGGAAGATTCCACAGTCTATGCAACTTGAAGGTTACTAATTGCCTGTCAATGAAAGAGATATTTGACCTACAAGATTGCCAAAAACAAGATTTTGAGGATATGACTAGATTGCAAAGTGTTCATGCAGAAGCATTGCCAAAATTGGAGCATGTATGGAATAAGGACCCAGAAGGCATTCTTAACTTAAAAAACCTGAAAAAAATATGGATTCAAGAATGTCTCAACTTGGAACATATATTTCCAGTTTCTACAGCCAAGGACCTTCAAGAACTTGAATACCTTGAGGTCTGGAATTGTGGAAAGCTGAAGAAAATTGTTTCTAAGGGAGAAACAAACAACACAAGCAGCATTTCATTCAAATTTCCGAAATTAACCACTGTCAGATTTTCGAAACTACCTAGTCTTGAAGGTTTTTATGAGGGAGAACATGAATTGCATTATTCAGCACTGAATAACTTGTGTGTGGAAAGTTGTCCTAAGCTCGAACTTTTCAGTGGAGAAAATACAAATTCAGAAATAAAGTCAGTCTTCTTTCCTGAAAAG GCTATCTATAACTTGAAATCCATGCAAATAGAGTCAGAGAATGCAATTTGGTTGAGGAGGTACATGGGAAACTACCGAATGCATAAATTAGAAGAGTTTCAATTATTTGGACTACCGGATACTGAGATTCTATATTTCTTCATCCATAGAAATCCGAATATGAAAAGCTTATTGTTGAGTAATTGTTCCTTTAAGGAGTTGGTGCCTCCCAGAAGCCACAGTGAAGAAAAGTCAGGGGTTGTTCCAAAGCTCAAAAGCTTAAAAGTAATGAACTTACAATCACTCAAGATGATAGACTTTAAAGATGATACAATACTCTTTCAAAGGTTAGAGTGTTTGATTTTAAAGGAATGTCCATGTTTGAACACCATTGCACCTTCCTCGATATCTTTCACTTACTTAACAACTCTGGAAGTGGGTAATTGTAACAAATTAGCTTGTTTAATGACACCATCAACTGCAAAAAGCTTGGTTCAACTGACCACAATGAAGGTAATTCAATGCGAACAGATGAAGACCATTGTATCAGAGCTTGAACATAAAGAACATATCATCTTCAGAAAATTGAAGGAAATAGAACTGGTGGCTCTACAAAATCTTTTAAGCTTTTGTAGCTCCAATCATTGTGCCTTTGACTTTCCATTGTTGGAAAAGTTTGTGGTGAGTGCATGCAGCAATATGAGAAAGTTTTCTCAACATGCCAACTCGACACCAATTTTACgacaaatattaattggaaaTGGAAAGGAGGAGAAAAGATATCATTGGAAAGGTGATTTGAATGTTACTATATCATACATGCATCAAATTTGG GCTCTTCATGCAACCGAGGTGGTAGACTCCAATCCTTACAAGCCACTTGAGAACTCTCGATTGAAGATTTTGAAGCTGGCAAATTGTGAACTTGGATCGCATGCCATTCCAACTGTTGTTTTTTCCAGTTTGAAGAACTTGGAAGAATTGGAAGTAAGCAACACGAATGTAGAGACAATATTTGATATAATGGATGAAGAGATGAAGGGATATACCTTTTTGTTGAAGAAAATGACTTTAAATAACTTACCAAATCTGAAAAAAGTATGGCGGGATGAGAATCCGGAAGGAATTTTTAGCTCTCAGAATCTGCAGGAAGTGGTTGTTAATAATTGTGAAATTCTTGAAACGCTCTTTCCTATAAAGTTGGCTAAGATAGTTAAAAAGCTTAAAAAACTTGAAATAAGGTGCTgcaaaaaatttctaaaaattgtTGAACAAGAAAATGCAATAACAGAGGCAACAGCAGAATTTTCATTCCCTCGTTTAACCTCACTGAATCTGCGTATGTTACCACAACTCAGTTGCTTTTATCCTGAAAGATTTACTCTGGAGTGCCCTCATTTGAGTCATTTAGAGGTGGTATCTTGTGGTGACTTTGTGACATTTGAAATTCATCAAGCACATGGTTCTACTTCGGTTAATAGAAAACCTCTTTTCTCTGAAGAAAAT GCTAATTTCATTTTGGAGTCATTGAAGCTGGATTGGAAAAACACTACGATGCTATGTAATGGAAAATTTCCGGATGAGATGCTTCATCAAGTAATCAAATTTGAGCTGGATTTGGACAAGGACAATGACAAGGAAGTAGCAGATGTAATACTTAAGAAGATGCCCCATGCAGAATGTATTAGAATAAAGGGATATTCTGGTCTTAAGGAGTTAACCTCATCTCAGCATGAACATGGTGAATCATCTCATCCTCCTGAACAAG GAGGGAGAAATCAAAATCTGGGAAGATCGAGACCACctgagaataagaaaaaaaataagaaaataaaatag